The Flavobacterium lindanitolerans genome contains the following window.
CAAAAAGTGTGACACTTGCTCAGCCATTTATTGACAACCTGATTAATATTGTTTGCTTGTTTGTGACACTTTTTTTTGTGGGAAAGCTCATCAATTCCAAAACCAGGATAATCGATATTGTAAATCCAATTCTTATCTGCCGGATTCCTTTTTACCTGCTGACTTTTTCCAACTTCAGAAATTATATTTCAGATATCTCGGTCAGCCTGCTTGAAAATTTCAATCCAAAAGCAATGCCCAGCGAAATGAACCTGTCTCCCATCAGTATGATTGTACTTGGTTTTTTCGCCATAATAAGCATACTCTGCCTAATATGGTTTGTAATTCTTCTCTATAACGGATTCAAAATAGCAACCAACAGTAAGACGGGCATGCACAAACTATATTTCGCACTTGCCATTTTAGTGGCAGAAATCATTTCCGGAATTCTTATTTCATTTCTAAACTATTAACATCATGATAAAAAAAATAATCTTCCTAAGCTTTGTCTTATTTTCAACAATGGTCACTTTTTCTCAGGAAAGCAAATTTTCTACAGAAGAAATAAATGTAAATGCTCTTATCCCAGGAACTCTTTATACTCCAAATACCTCTAAAAAAACAGACCTCATCATCCTGATTGCAGGCTCGGGACCTACAGATAGAAATGGTAACCAGCCGGGAGTTTCCAATAACAGTTTAAAATTTTTGGCAGAAGGACTGGCCAAAAATAATTACGCTGTTTACAATTATGACAAAAGGCCTGTTGTTGAAATGCGCTCCGGAGAAATAGACGAATCCAAATTAAGCTTTGACATTTTAATACAGGATGTAAAAGATATCGTTAGCTATTTCAAGGCAAAAAAACAATTCAACAAAATTGTTATTGCCGGACACAGTGAAGGTTCTTTAATTGGCATGAATGCGGCCGTACCGGATGCAAACGCCTTTATTTCGCTGGCGGGAGCCGGCAGACCTATTGATGAAATTTTGATAGAACAGATCAGCAGCAGGGCACCCATGCTGAAAGAAGAAACTGCCAAAGGCCTTGAATCTCTCAAAAAAGGACAAACCTTTGAGCTAAAAAACCCAATGCTGGCAAGTCTTTTCAGAGCAAGCGTCCAACCTTATATAATTTCATGGCTGAAACACAATCCGCAGGAAGAAATCAAAAAACTGCAAATACCGATTCTTATTGTCAACGGTACAAAAGACATACAAATTTCGACACAGGATGCTGAATTGCTACACAAAGCCAATCCCAAATCAGAATTAGTTCTTATCCAAAACATGAATCACATTTTCAAAGAAATTAAAGGAGACGATGCCGAAAACATGGCTACCTATACCAATCCGAACCTGCCGGTAATGCCGGAACTTATCGAAAAAATTACTACCTTTCTCAAAAAAATATAATTCTTTCTTAAAAAA
Protein-coding sequences here:
- a CDS encoding alpha/beta hydrolase family protein; its protein translation is MIKKIIFLSFVLFSTMVTFSQESKFSTEEINVNALIPGTLYTPNTSKKTDLIILIAGSGPTDRNGNQPGVSNNSLKFLAEGLAKNNYAVYNYDKRPVVEMRSGEIDESKLSFDILIQDVKDIVSYFKAKKQFNKIVIAGHSEGSLIGMNAAVPDANAFISLAGAGRPIDEILIEQISSRAPMLKEETAKGLESLKKGQTFELKNPMLASLFRASVQPYIISWLKHNPQEEIKKLQIPILIVNGTKDIQISTQDAELLHKANPKSELVLIQNMNHIFKEIKGDDAENMATYTNPNLPVMPELIEKITTFLKKI